The following are encoded together in the Meriones unguiculatus strain TT.TT164.6M chromosome 16, Bangor_MerUng_6.1, whole genome shotgun sequence genome:
- the Chst3 gene encoding carbohydrate sulfotransferase 3 — translation MAPPLPKEKGLTLPQECQDFVHSLKIRGKYALFLAFVVIAFVFIEKENKIISRVSDKLKQIPQSVADVNSTDPALLLPENASLLSLSELDSTFSQLQSRLRNLSLQLGMEPALQAQWGAAGKPSQQARAGNRRHVLLMATTRTGSSFVGEFFNQQGNVFYLFEPLWHIERTVFFQQGGASAAGSALVYRDVLKQLLLCDLYVLEPFISPAPEDHLTQFLFRRGSSRSLCEEPVCTPSVKKVFEKYHCRNRRCGPLNVTLAAEACRRKDHVALKAVRVRQLESLQPLAEDPRLDLRVIQLVRDPRAVLASRMVAFATKYESWKKWLTEGQGGLSEDEVQRLRGNCESIRLSAELGLRQPAWLRGRYLLVRYEDVARRPLQKAREMYGFAGIPLTPQVEDWIQKNTQASRDSSDVYSTRKNSSEQFEKWRFSMPFKLAQVVQAACGPAMRLFGYKLARDAASLTNRSVSLLEERGIFWVT, via the exons ATGGCGCCTCCTCTTCCCAAGGAGAAAGGACTCACTTTGCCTCAGGAATGCCAGGACTTTGTACACAGCCTGAAGATTCGGGGCAAATACGCCTTGTTCCTGGCATTTGTGGTCATAGCTTTTGTCTTcattgaaaaggaaaataaaatcatatcCAG ggTATCGGACAAGCTGAAGCAGATCCCTCAATCTGTGGCAGATGTTAACAGCACCGACCCGGCCTTGCTCTTACCGGAAAACGCTTCTCTCTTATCCCTGAGCGAGCTGGATTCCACCTTCTCTCAACTGCAGAGCCGCCTGCGCAACCTGAGTCTGCAGCTGGGCATGGAGCCAGCCCTGCAGGCTCAGTGGGGTGCAGCAGGGAAGCCATCCCAGCAGGCTAGAGCGGGGAACCGGCGCCACGTGCTCCTCATGGCCACCACCCGGACCGGCTCCTCCTTCGTGGGCGAGTTCTTCAACCAGCAGGGCAATGTCTTCTACCTCTTCGAGCCGCTGTGGCACATCGAGCGCACCGTGTTCTTCCAGCAGGGGGGCGCCAGCGCAGCGGGCTCAGCGCTGGTCTACAGGGACGTCCTCAAGCAGCTGCTGCTGTGCGACCTGTATGTGCTGGAGCCCTTCATCAGCCCTGCGCCGGAGGACCACCTGACGCAGTTCCTATTCCGCAGGGGATCCAGTCGCTCCCTCTGCGAGGAGCCAGTGTGCACTCCCTCCGTCAAGAAGGTCTTTGAAAAGTACCACTGCAGGAACCGTCGCTGTGGGCCCCTCAACGTGACCTTGGCAGCCGAGGCCTGCCGCCGCAAGGACCACGTAGCCCTCAAGGCCGTGCGCGTCCGTCAGCTGGAGTCCCTGCAGCCGCTGGCCGAGGACCCCAGGCTGGATCTACGAGTCATCCAGCTGGTGCGCGATCCCCGGGCCGTGCTGGCCTCACGCATGGTGGCCTTCGCGACCAAGTATGAGAGCTGGAAGAAGTGGCTGACAGAGGGGCAGGGCGGGCTGAGCGAGGACGAGGTGCAGCGCCTGCGCGGCAACTGCGAGAGCATCCGCCTGTCTGCGGAGCTGGGCCTGCGGCAGCCCGCCTGGCTGCGCGGCCGCTACCTGCTGGTGCGCTACGAGGACGTGGCTCGCAGACCGCTGCAGAAGGCCCGGGAAATGTACGGCTTTGCGGGCATCCCCTTGACCCCTCAAGTGGAGGACTGGATCCAGAAGAACACGCAAGCGTCCCGAGACAGCAGCGACGTCTACTCCACGCGGAAGAACTCCTCGGAGCAGTTCGAGAAGTGGCGCTTCAGCATGCCCTTCAAGCTGGCCCAGGTGGTGCAAGCTGCCTGCGGCCCGGCCATGCGTCTCTTTGGCTACAAGCTGGCAAGGGATGCCGCCTCACTCACCAACCGTTCTGTCAGCCTGCTGGAGGAGCGGGGCATCTTTTGGGTTACGTAG